DNA from Flavobacteriales bacterium:
CGTCTACGAGGGCGAGGGACTCGACAGCTCCTTCGTGCTCGCCACGCCGGCAGCGGTGCTGCAGGCCGAGCGCAAGGGGCTCGATTGGCTGGTGCGCGCGCAGGCTGCCGATGGCGGCTACGGCGCCGGCTCGCACGCCCGGCAGGACATCCGCGACCCGCATGCCGTGAGCACCGATCCCGCCACCACGGCCATGGTGGCCATGGCCATCATGCGCATGGGCAGCACGCTCGACCAGGGACCCTACAGCCAGCAGCTGGCCCGGGCCACCGATTACCTGCTGCTGCAGGTGGAGGCCGCGCCCAAGGGCGCCATCAACATCACCCAGCTGCAGGGCACGCAGATCCAGGCCAAGCTGGGCGCCAACATCGATGTGGCACTCACCGCCCAGTACCTGAGCAACCTGGTGGCGAAGCTCAAGGAGCAGCATCCGAAGCGCCTCCGCGCCATGCGCGCCCTCAACACCTGCGTGGACATGATCCAGCGCGGTCAGAACGCCGACGGCAGCATGCGCGGCGACGGCTGGGCCGGCGTGCTGCAGAGCAGCTTCGCCGCCAGCGCGCTGGAGAGCGCCAAGGCCCAGGGCGCCACGGTGGATGAGGAGTCGCTGAAGCTGGCGCGCGACTACCAGAAGAGCAACTTCGATGCGGGCAAGGGCACCGTGGCCACCGAGCGCGCTGCCGGCATCACCCTCTACGCCGTGAGCGGCAGCACGCGCAACAGCGCCGCCGAGGCCCGCGAGCTGAACGAGGTGGTCACCAAGGCGAAGAAGGAGGGGCGGATCGCGAAGAATGCGCCGGTTACCGTGGAGACCCTGCAGGATGCCGGTGTGCCGCGCGGCGAGGCCGAGCGCCTCAACGCCGCCTACCAGGTGTACGAGGCCGCCAAGCAGCAGGCCCAGCGCGAGGATGTCATCAGCGGCTTCGGCAACAACGGCGGTGAGGAGTTCCTCAGCTTCCTGCAGACCGGCGAGTCGCTGGTGATCGCCAAGGATCAGGGGTGGAAGAACTGGTACCAGCAGACCACCGGCCGCCTGGTGGGCATCCAGAACAACGATGGCAGCTGGAACGGCCATCACTGCATCACCAGCCCGGTCTTCTGCACCGCCACCAGCTTGCTCATCCTCAGCATCAACAATGACATCGAGCACCTGCTGGCGCAGGGGGCGGTGAAGTACAAGTAGTTCGGTCCCTTCCACGAGCGGCTGTCTGGTGGTGGCTGCGGTGGTGGGGTGAGTGGGGGAGGTCCGGACCTTTGCGCCGGACCTTTCCCCCTTCACCCTTGCGATTCATCCGCCGCATGCTCTGGATCCTGCTGGGCCTCCTGGCCGCTCTCGGCCTTGCTCTCGCGCTCTACTTCCGCTTCGCGCCGCGCATCGGCGCCGATCCCGAAGGCGCGCGCCTCGAGCGCATCAAGGCATCGCCCAACCAGGTGGATGGCCGGTTCCGCAACGTGGTGGAGACCAGCATGGACATGCCCTTGGGCACCATGCTGGGCGTGCTATGGGAGTTCGCCAAGGGCGCCGAGGGCCGCGAGCCGGAGGACACCATCCCCACGGTGGGCTTCGACGCGGATGCCTGGGCCGCCGTGCCGGACAGCGCCCTGGCCGTGTGCTGGTTCGGCCACTCCACGCTGCTCATCAAGGTCGATGGCCTCACCTTCCTCACCGACCCCGTGTTCGGCGAGCGCGCCAGCTCCTTCTCCTTCGTGGGACCGAAACGCTTCCGCTATACGAAGCACATGCACGCCGACCTGGTGCCGCAGGTGGATGCGGTGCTCCTCTCGCACGACCATTACGATCACCTCGACCACGAGACCATCCTGCAGTTGAAGGACAGGCGCTTCATCGCGCCGCTCGGCGTGGGCGCGCACCTGGAGCGCTGGGGCGTGCCCGCAGCGGCCATCACCGAGATGGACTGGTGGGAGAGCGGCGCCCTCGGCCCCGTGAAGCTCACGCTCGCGCCAGCGCGCCACTTCAGCGGCCGCAGCCTCACCAACCGCTTCACCACCCTCTGGGGCTCGTGGGTCATCGAGGGCCGCACCAAGCGCGTGTACTTCGGCGCGGACTCAGGCTATTCGCCCACGTTCAAGGCAATCGGCGAGCGTTTCGGCCCGTTCGATCTGGCACTGCTGGAATGCGGTGCCTATAACGAGCGCTGGAGCAGCATCCACATGATGCCCGAAGAGACCGCCCAAGCCGCCGTGGACGTGAAGGCCCATGTGCTGTTGCCGGTCCATTGGGGCAAATTCAGCCTGGCCATGCACCCGTGGAAGGAGCCCATCGAGCGGCTCACCGCGAAGGCGGCCGAGTTGGGCGTCCCCTTGCTCACGCCGCGCATCGGGCGCATCGTCAACGGGCCGGACCTCAGGCTCAGCGAGCCTTGGTGGACCGCGGTGCGCTGAATGCACGAGCGCCGCCTGAGGGCGGCGCTCATGCATTCAGCGGCGCAGTGCTCAGCGTGCGATCACCACGCGCTGCTCGCGGCGCAGCGTGCCATCGCGGTCGGTGATGCGGAGCACGTAGGTGCCGGGCGCAAGGCCGGCCACCGGCAGGCGGTCGTTGCCCGTGAGGGGGCTTTGCAGCGCCTGGCGGCCTTGGGCATCGATCAACAAGGCCGTGCCGCCAGCGGCCTCCGGCTGCTGCACTGTCAGCTCCTGGGCGACGGGGTTGGGGAAGACCAGGGCGATGCGCTCCGTCAGCGGCTCACGCACACCGGTGCCGCTCTCCACCACGATCCGCCCCTTCATGCCCATGCTGGCGTGCGGGATGCAGACGTAGTAGTAGGTGCCGGGGTCGGTGAGCGTGAGCTGGTGCGTGCCCGAGTTGAAGTTGAAGCCGCCTGGCAGTGCCGTGTTGCCGTTGGCGTTCCACGTTGCTTCGCTCACCTGGGTGAAGGTGTGCCCCCCGCCCAGGGTGATGGTGATCTCCGTGCCCGGCGGCACGGTGAGCAGGTTCGGGTTGAAGGTGAAGTTCGACTGGTTGATGGTCTGCGCACCAGCAGCGGTGGCCAGCAGTGCGGAGAGTACGGTGTAGGGTGCCTTCATGGGAGTTCGGTTGGGGTTAAGACGCGCGGCGCGCCCGTTCCGCTGCCCGGCGGTGCCGAACGGTTCGCGCTCAGGCCATGGCGTAGAGCGCGGCGCCCACCAGCCAGGTGAGGAGGAAGCTGATGTAGGCCAGCCGCAGCGGGCGGTATTTTTTCCGCGCGATGTAGTGGCCGTGGCTGTGGAGCTCCTCCAGGATGGCATCGTGGGTGCGGGGCGGCGAGGAGAGCACCTCGTGCATGCGTCGCTTGTAATCCGGAAGCGAGAGCTGGATGAAGGAGGTGAAGAAGAGCAGCGAGAAGCCCTTGGGCAGCGGCGCCCCATCGGGCAGCTGCCGGCCCAGGGGCGGCGCCTTGGGCAGCGTGGAGTAGGCGCAGAGCAGGATGGTGGTGAGCGCACCGAAGACCATCACCCAGTAGTGGGCCTTGGGGCCGGTGAGCGCATGGTCAGACACCTTGCTGAGCGCGAACTGCAGCAGCACCGCTGAGAGCGTGAGCATCAGGTTCGCCTTCAGGTCGCTCATCTGGCTCACCGTCATCAGGTTCCACCGACTCTGGATGAGCAGGTGGTCGCGATGGTCCGCCTGATAGGGATCCACATCCTCGTAGCGCGCCGGAGGTGCGGCTTCGGAGTCGCGGAGGGGCTGCTCGGGCCGGGGTGGCTCGGGGGTGGGCTGCTGCCTGTCGTCGACGGGGGGCTGTGACATGCCCCAAAGAAAGCGGCTCCGTGCACGCAGCGCCCCGCTCAGCGCACTTTGAGCAGGTTGCGCACCTGCTGGCTGCCTTCGTTCTGCAGCCGCGCATAGTACACGCCGGCGGGCAGGTCGCCCAGGTCCACGTCCACGCGGTAGGTGCCGGCAGGCATGGGCTGGTTCAACGCGGTCTGCATCAGCTGGCCCTGCTCGTTGAAGACCTGCACCAGCACGCGGCCGCCGTGGCTCACGTACTCGAGCGTGGTGCGCTCGGTGAAGGGGTTGGGGAAGGCGCGCAGCAGCTCGTTGCCGGCGCGCTGGTTCACCTCGCGGATGTCCGTGCCCAGGCAGCCCTCGG
Protein-coding regions in this window:
- a CDS encoding MBL fold metallo-hydrolase, whose amino-acid sequence is MLWILLGLLAALGLALALYFRFAPRIGADPEGARLERIKASPNQVDGRFRNVVETSMDMPLGTMLGVLWEFAKGAEGREPEDTIPTVGFDADAWAAVPDSALAVCWFGHSTLLIKVDGLTFLTDPVFGERASSFSFVGPKRFRYTKHMHADLVPQVDAVLLSHDHYDHLDHETILQLKDRRFIAPLGVGAHLERWGVPAAAITEMDWWESGALGPVKLTLAPARHFSGRSLTNRFTTLWGSWVIEGRTKRVYFGADSGYSPTFKAIGERFGPFDLALLECGAYNERWSSIHMMPEETAQAAVDVKAHVLLPVHWGKFSLAMHPWKEPIERLTAKAAELGVPLLTPRIGRIVNGPDLRLSEPWWTAVR
- a CDS encoding plastocyanin/azurin family copper-binding protein; translated protein: MKAPYTVLSALLATAAGAQTINQSNFTFNPNLLTVPPGTEITITLGGGHTFTQVSEATWNANGNTALPGGFNFNSGTHQLTLTDPGTYYYVCIPHASMGMKGRIVVESGTGVREPLTERIALVFPNPVAQELTVQQPEAAGGTALLIDAQGRQALQSPLTGNDRLPVAGLAPGTYVLRITDRDGTLRREQRVVIAR
- a CDS encoding DUF5706 domain-containing protein, coding for MSQPPVDDRQQPTPEPPRPEQPLRDSEAAPPARYEDVDPYQADHRDHLLIQSRWNLMTVSQMSDLKANLMLTLSAVLLQFALSKVSDHALTGPKAHYWVMVFGALTTILLCAYSTLPKAPPLGRQLPDGAPLPKGFSLLFFTSFIQLSLPDYKRRMHEVLSSPPRTHDAILEELHSHGHYIARKKYRPLRLAYISFLLTWLVGAALYAMA